One part of the Sphingobacterium sp. LZ7M1 genome encodes these proteins:
- a CDS encoding TolC family protein — protein sequence MGLKLNSLLILLGMFFAMDSHAQNLQDLWDKTRNYYKGFEVQKQQILLAKQDSIAQQIKYKPQVQAQFQQGFSSVEGTSGAFLPLPGIMNISGPNQLDGASATFNHFLSGSMNWDLINFGRKALDKDISSTKVDYSKLKEQDFSYNVQQKLSRRYIEFLFFQVMDDWYKKHSERYQSILEITKGLARAGIVPGADTLLATSSLKNVESNLLQIQGKLNGAKILLKEFTNEEVVSVGNSSPEAFLQVIGSQQTNAVEHPLLMMKKKEEESLTLLEKKQGKELFPRVMLLGGLANRNSGITANGYVNANYSEIYNDFANNYFVGVGVTWNLQDMFRSKSDKKQFNIKLQNNLYEQELLQNEISSNLNQLNAEISAAAEGIEESNISRQQAEDAYQLYKARYEGGLINLSELLQVQEILLQTERQNLTAYLNYWNLMVNKSYQQADFSQLFTHF from the coding sequence ATGGGTTTAAAATTAAATAGCCTATTGATCCTGCTGGGGATGTTTTTTGCCATGGATAGCCATGCCCAAAACCTGCAAGATCTCTGGGACAAAACAAGGAATTATTACAAAGGATTTGAAGTTCAGAAACAACAGATCCTATTGGCAAAACAGGATAGTATTGCCCAACAGATAAAATACAAACCGCAAGTTCAAGCGCAATTCCAACAAGGCTTTAGCTCCGTAGAAGGAACTTCAGGTGCTTTTCTTCCGCTACCCGGAATTATGAATATTTCCGGTCCTAATCAATTGGATGGAGCTTCCGCCACCTTTAATCATTTCCTTTCCGGTAGTATGAACTGGGATTTGATCAACTTCGGAAGAAAAGCGCTTGACAAGGACATATCCAGTACCAAGGTTGACTATTCCAAACTGAAAGAACAGGATTTCTCTTACAACGTCCAACAAAAGTTGAGCAGACGCTATATCGAATTCCTGTTTTTCCAGGTAATGGATGATTGGTACAAAAAACATAGCGAACGCTATCAGTCTATTTTGGAGATTACCAAAGGCCTTGCGCGTGCAGGAATTGTTCCTGGAGCAGATACCTTATTGGCTACCTCATCGCTAAAGAACGTAGAAAGTAACTTGCTTCAAATCCAAGGGAAATTAAATGGCGCCAAGATCTTGTTGAAAGAATTTACCAACGAAGAGGTAGTAAGTGTCGGAAATTCCAGTCCGGAAGCTTTTTTACAGGTAATAGGGAGTCAACAGACCAATGCGGTTGAACATCCATTGCTGATGATGAAAAAGAAAGAAGAGGAATCATTGACCCTCTTGGAAAAAAAACAGGGAAAAGAACTTTTTCCTCGAGTGATGTTATTGGGAGGATTGGCCAATAGGAACTCAGGTATTACAGCCAATGGATATGTGAATGCCAACTACAGTGAAATCTATAATGATTTTGCCAATAATTATTTTGTAGGTGTTGGTGTAACCTGGAATCTTCAGGATATGTTTAGATCCAAATCGGATAAGAAGCAATTCAACATAAAACTTCAGAACAATCTATATGAACAGGAACTGCTACAGAATGAAATAAGCAGCAACCTCAATCAGCTGAATGCCGAAATATCAGCGGCTGCTGAGGGCATTGAAGAATCAAATATCAGTAGACAACAGGCAGAAGATGCCTATCAGCTCTATAAGGCACGCTATGAAGGTGGATTAATAAACCTTTCGGAGCTCTTGCAAGTTCAGGAAATCCTGCTTCAGACAGAAAGACAGAACCTGACGGCTTATTTGAATTACTGGAACCTGATGGTCAATAAAAGCTATCAACAAGCGGATTTCAGTCAGTTGTTTACTCACTTTTAA
- a CDS encoding RNA polymerase sigma factor: MNNFDKEVIGLQQGKESSLCYFMDQYSHALHFYAFKIIKDRDIAREIVSEAFFKLWEKKENFHAEESIKSFLYLVTRNECLDHLKLKRNQLQHDEEWLVDLESGEESILSKIIYTELIELIVKEIEKLPKQQGKIIQLSVLEGKETAEICEELGTTASNVYFSRSKAISTLKKVFKHKNISYYHLSLLLFLIER, from the coding sequence ATGAATAATTTTGACAAGGAAGTCATTGGCTTACAGCAGGGTAAAGAATCTTCTTTATGCTACTTCATGGATCAATACAGCCATGCCTTGCACTTCTATGCCTTCAAAATTATCAAGGACAGGGACATTGCTAGAGAGATTGTTTCTGAGGCATTTTTTAAGTTATGGGAAAAGAAGGAGAACTTTCATGCCGAGGAAAGCATTAAATCCTTCCTCTACCTTGTTACAAGGAACGAATGTTTGGACCATTTGAAATTGAAAAGAAATCAACTTCAGCATGATGAAGAATGGTTGGTTGACTTAGAATCAGGAGAGGAAAGTATCCTGAGCAAGATCATCTATACCGAGTTGATTGAATTGATTGTAAAAGAGATTGAGAAATTACCGAAACAGCAGGGAAAAATAATTCAGTTATCGGTATTGGAGGGTAAGGAAACGGCAGAGATCTGTGAGGAATTAGGGACAACTGCCAGTAATGTTTATTTTTCAAGATCTAAGGCAATCTCTACGTTGAAAAAGGTATTCAAACATAAAAACATTTCCTATTATCACTTGTCCCTATTATTATTCTTAATAGAGCGCTAG
- a CDS encoding Crp/Fnr family transcriptional regulator: MSLIENAYTGILEPALIEEIEAVATLKTFQSGDIIIDIGQYIRSMPLLLTGAIKIMREDEKEGELLLYYLAKGETCTMSIACCLGNKKSEIRAQAEMETAVAMIPNQYLNEWLVKYSSWRSFILNSYSSRMNEMLGAIDNLAFSKMEDRIMNYLKEKVKLTEDRILTVTHQDIALDLNTSRVVVSRILKKLENEDKIVLLRNEIRVLV; encoded by the coding sequence ATGAGTCTAATAGAAAACGCTTATACCGGAATATTAGAACCCGCCTTAATTGAAGAAATTGAGGCGGTTGCTACTTTAAAGACCTTTCAGTCTGGTGATATTATCATTGATATCGGTCAATATATCCGTTCCATGCCATTGCTGTTGACAGGTGCGATTAAGATCATGAGGGAGGATGAAAAGGAAGGGGAGCTGTTACTTTATTATTTAGCAAAGGGTGAAACTTGCACCATGTCGATTGCCTGTTGTTTAGGTAACAAAAAAAGTGAAATCAGGGCTCAAGCTGAAATGGAAACAGCGGTAGCCATGATCCCTAATCAATACCTCAATGAATGGCTTGTCAAATATAGTTCTTGGAGAAGCTTTATCCTCAATAGTTACTCCTCCAGAATGAATGAAATGCTTGGTGCTATCGATAACCTGGCATTTTCTAAAATGGAAGATCGCATCATGAACTATCTAAAAGAGAAAGTAAAACTTACTGAAGATAGAATTCTAACAGTTACTCACCAGGATATAGCTTTAGACCTAAATACTTCACGTGTGGTGGTCTCAAGGATCCTTAAGAAGCTGGAAAATGAAGATAAGATCGTGTTACTTCGGAATGAAATAAGGGTGTTAGTATAA
- a CDS encoding rhodanese-like domain-containing protein: protein MFFQQVYDKTLAQASFFIGCQAKNEAIVIDAKRDIDTYLEIAKQNNMKITHIAETHIHADFLAGSRELAEVTGAKLYLSDEGGENWQYEFPHEGLKEGDVIKVGNLSLEVMHTPGHTPESISFLLRDHPASEEPVMIFTGDFVFVGDIGRPDLLEEAAGLVGTKEIGAQQMFESLKKFAALPDYVQVWPGHGAGSACGKALGAVPSSTVGYEKIRNWAFQFGDDYEGFKNYLLSDQPEAPVYFAMMKKLNKVDRPLLVEVPEHPTLSVEEVEKMEDITLIDTRHKTEFAKGHLKDSINIQNNNSLANWAGWMIDYDENMVMIADEGNQEEITRKLMRIGLDNIKGFVTDLETADLEKTKLVDADTVEAMKDNADTVLLDVRGSSEFKAEHIPGAEHRFVGSFRKKLPTDIKDKKIIIQCQSGDRATIAASYLEKNGFDQVYNYAGSFIDWKNQGKETTK from the coding sequence ATGTTTTTTCAACAAGTTTATGATAAAACCTTAGCTCAAGCCAGTTTTTTTATTGGCTGCCAAGCTAAAAATGAAGCAATTGTAATTGATGCAAAAAGGGATATAGATACCTATTTGGAAATTGCAAAGCAAAATAACATGAAGATTACGCACATTGCTGAAACACATATTCATGCTGATTTCCTTGCTGGTTCTCGCGAACTGGCAGAAGTAACCGGTGCTAAATTATATCTTTCTGATGAAGGTGGTGAGAATTGGCAATATGAATTCCCTCATGAAGGGCTGAAAGAAGGCGATGTCATCAAAGTGGGTAACCTAAGTTTAGAGGTTATGCATACCCCAGGTCATACCCCTGAAAGCATCAGCTTTTTGTTAAGGGATCATCCTGCTTCCGAAGAGCCTGTAATGATTTTTACCGGAGACTTCGTCTTCGTAGGTGATATCGGTAGACCTGACCTGTTGGAGGAAGCTGCTGGTCTGGTTGGTACCAAGGAAATTGGCGCCCAGCAAATGTTTGAATCATTGAAAAAGTTTGCTGCTTTACCTGATTACGTGCAAGTATGGCCAGGCCATGGTGCCGGATCAGCTTGTGGTAAAGCCTTAGGTGCGGTTCCCAGCAGTACTGTGGGCTATGAAAAAATCAGAAACTGGGCTTTCCAATTCGGAGATGACTACGAAGGATTTAAGAACTACCTATTGAGTGACCAACCTGAAGCCCCTGTTTACTTTGCCATGATGAAGAAATTGAACAAGGTAGACAGACCTCTGTTGGTTGAAGTTCCTGAGCATCCTACCTTATCGGTAGAAGAAGTTGAAAAAATGGAAGATATCACCTTAATCGATACTCGCCATAAAACCGAATTTGCAAAAGGACACTTAAAGGACTCCATCAATATTCAAAACAATAATTCCTTGGCAAATTGGGCCGGATGGATGATTGACTATGATGAAAACATGGTCATGATAGCTGACGAAGGCAACCAAGAAGAGATTACAAGAAAATTGATGCGAATCGGTTTAGATAACATCAAAGGTTTTGTGACTGACTTGGAAACAGCAGATCTGGAAAAAACCAAGCTTGTCGATGCGGATACGGTTGAAGCGATGAAAGATAATGCCGACACGGTATTACTGGACGTACGCGGTTCCTCTGAATTCAAAGCTGAACATATCCCTGGAGCAGAACATCGTTTTGTGGGCTCTTTTAGAAAGAAATTGCCTACAGATATCAAAGATAAAAAGATCATTATTCAATGTCAATCTGGAGACAGAGCTACTATTGCAGCTTCTTACCTAGAAAAAAATGGTTTCGATCAAGTTTATAATTACGCCGGTAGTTTTATTGACTGGAAAAACCAAGGTAAAGAAACAACAAAATAG
- a CDS encoding TonB-dependent receptor, whose translation MIFIQQFDYGSRSAIPKLKHWVLTMKLTFLLTVLSVVQVYASSYAQHVSIKAKNSPLVQVMQSIQKQSGIPFFLNGKDIANTKINADIKDEKLETALTNLFTGKPISWELVDGTIILRRSENPTLGNQVSTAENRSAQQRRISGKVSDESGNAIQGASVVVKGSNNGTSTDANGNFSLEVNGNNITLIVSYIGFLKSEVSIGNQQNINIILKEELGDLDEIVVVGYGTQKKKLTTGATIEVKGEDLEKLSTPSILEALQSQSPGVQITQSSGMPGESFKVTIRGLGTIGNSSPLYVIDGIAGGDINMLNPSDIERIDVLKDAASAAIYGARAANGVVLVTTKQGKDGKMSLHIDNYLGFQNAYKLPSLLTAKEYMTIQDERRFNEGGAPYDWANLIPKQYQQIQDGTWNGTNWMKEIHNDNAILQNTSLNLMGGNEQSKFSMGYSITNREGIIGKPVQPDFQRHTVRINSDHILLKNDEFNIIKIGENINYGYNNRSGIGIGNIYWNDVHNMLVGNPLLPAFNENGGYYDQPSKVADKWALDGAISNPMAEMVFRRGQNKAKSHSLFANAYIEVQPIKNLIFKSNFGYRMSASTYRQYTDVYNLSTTVQNAVDDISQNQSVGYNWVLENTLSYHFEPITGHQFDVVAGQSMEKSGIGEDLSVSTSNSSFPGQWDKAWVSNGQGYDGFIPTVNGVHWPMGSIASVFGRINYNYNETYMATLTLRADGSSNFAPGKRWGYFPSASVGWVVSNEDFLKGNESINFFKLRASWGQNGNASISPFQYLATIAINNKNGYYFGNNMNTLLRGAYPDILPNPDVSWETSEQINVGLDSRFVDNKLSVVFDWYKKSTVDWLVQAPVLAIYGTSAPFINGGDIVNKGFELGLNWSDRNDNFNYSIGLNGAYNKNEVVRIANSEGIIHGEENVLSQGTKEMYRAQVGFPIGYFYGFKTDGIFQNQDQIDAWRAAGKGVLPTAQPGDVAFVDANMDGAITDEDKMMIGNPHPDFSGGMNISLGYKGFDLGITAHGSFGHQIAKSYRSFADSPLQNYTTEIFERWHGEGTSNKLPRLTSGSHTNNQYISDIYIEDADFVKIQNITVGYDFSKLWNKSPFSQIRLYGTVQNLYTFTKYSGMDPEIGYGYDKSWVTGIDLGFYPQPRTIMFGLNLKF comes from the coding sequence ATGATTTTTATACAACAATTTGATTATGGCAGTAGGTCTGCCATACCTAAATTAAAACACTGGGTATTGACCATGAAATTAACCTTTTTATTGACTGTCCTAAGTGTAGTTCAAGTATATGCGAGCAGCTATGCACAGCATGTCAGCATAAAAGCAAAGAACTCACCATTGGTTCAAGTAATGCAATCCATTCAGAAACAGAGTGGCATTCCATTTTTCTTGAACGGCAAAGACATTGCAAATACCAAGATCAATGCAGACATCAAGGATGAAAAACTTGAAACGGCCTTGACCAATCTATTTACCGGGAAACCTATTTCCTGGGAATTGGTTGATGGCACGATCATCCTACGTCGATCAGAAAATCCAACCTTAGGAAACCAAGTTTCTACGGCAGAAAACAGATCCGCCCAACAGAGACGCATCAGCGGAAAGGTAAGCGATGAGTCTGGAAATGCTATTCAAGGTGCCTCCGTAGTCGTAAAAGGCAGCAACAACGGCACATCGACGGATGCAAACGGAAACTTCTCCTTAGAGGTTAATGGTAACAATATAACCTTGATCGTGAGCTACATAGGTTTCTTGAAATCAGAAGTTAGTATTGGCAATCAACAGAACATCAACATCATCCTAAAAGAAGAATTAGGTGACTTAGATGAGATTGTGGTTGTTGGATATGGTACCCAAAAGAAGAAATTGACTACAGGAGCAACCATTGAGGTAAAAGGAGAAGATCTTGAGAAATTAAGCACCCCAAGTATCTTGGAGGCCCTACAAAGTCAATCTCCGGGCGTGCAGATTACCCAAAGTTCAGGGATGCCGGGTGAAAGCTTCAAAGTAACGATCCGCGGTCTAGGAACCATTGGTAACTCAAGCCCCTTATATGTCATTGACGGAATTGCCGGTGGAGACATCAATATGCTGAACCCTTCGGATATTGAGCGTATCGACGTATTAAAAGATGCTGCCTCTGCAGCCATTTATGGAGCAAGAGCTGCAAATGGGGTTGTTTTGGTCACTACCAAGCAAGGTAAGGATGGAAAAATGTCTTTGCATATTGATAACTATTTAGGTTTCCAAAATGCCTATAAACTTCCTTCCCTATTAACAGCAAAAGAATATATGACGATCCAAGATGAACGTCGCTTTAATGAGGGTGGAGCTCCTTATGACTGGGCAAACCTTATTCCTAAACAATACCAACAAATTCAAGATGGAACCTGGAATGGCACCAACTGGATGAAAGAGATCCATAATGACAATGCTATCTTACAGAATACATCCTTAAACCTCATGGGAGGAAATGAACAGTCAAAATTCTCTATGGGATATTCCATAACCAATCGTGAAGGGATCATTGGAAAACCAGTTCAACCTGATTTCCAAAGACATACCGTTCGGATTAATTCAGACCATATCCTATTGAAAAATGATGAATTCAATATCATCAAAATTGGAGAGAACATTAATTACGGTTACAACAACCGCTCAGGAATCGGTATTGGTAACATCTATTGGAATGACGTTCATAACATGCTAGTAGGCAATCCATTATTGCCTGCATTCAATGAAAATGGGGGCTACTATGATCAACCGAGCAAAGTAGCAGATAAATGGGCATTGGATGGAGCTATTTCCAACCCTATGGCGGAGATGGTCTTCCGTAGAGGTCAGAATAAAGCAAAAAGCCATAGCTTATTTGCCAATGCCTATATAGAGGTCCAGCCTATCAAGAACTTGATATTCAAGTCAAATTTTGGATATAGAATGAGTGCATCGACCTACAGGCAATATACGGATGTTTATAACCTATCTACCACGGTTCAAAATGCGGTAGATGATATCAGTCAGAACCAATCTGTAGGATATAATTGGGTTTTAGAAAACACTTTAAGCTACCATTTTGAACCGATTACAGGTCATCAATTTGATGTTGTAGCCGGTCAATCCATGGAGAAAAGTGGTATTGGGGAAGACCTAAGTGTATCGACCTCTAACTCCTCATTCCCTGGCCAATGGGATAAAGCATGGGTCAGCAATGGACAAGGATACGATGGATTTATTCCAACCGTGAATGGTGTTCATTGGCCAATGGGTTCCATTGCCTCTGTTTTTGGACGTATCAACTACAACTACAATGAGACCTATATGGCTACTTTAACCCTAAGAGCGGATGGTTCATCTAATTTCGCTCCTGGAAAGCGTTGGGGATATTTCCCATCGGCATCTGTGGGTTGGGTAGTGAGCAATGAAGATTTCCTAAAAGGAAATGAAAGCATCAATTTCTTCAAATTGAGAGCAAGCTGGGGACAAAATGGTAATGCAAGCATTTCACCGTTTCAATACTTGGCTACCATTGCCATTAACAATAAAAACGGCTATTACTTTGGCAATAACATGAATACGCTTCTTCGCGGAGCATATCCAGATATTCTTCCTAATCCAGATGTGAGTTGGGAAACTTCCGAACAGATCAACGTAGGTTTAGATTCCAGGTTTGTAGACAACAAATTATCGGTAGTCTTCGATTGGTATAAAAAATCAACGGTGGATTGGTTAGTTCAGGCTCCGGTACTAGCGATCTATGGAACCTCTGCCCCATTTATCAATGGTGGTGACATCGTTAACAAAGGATTTGAACTTGGATTGAACTGGTCAGATAGAAATGATAATTTCAATTATAGCATCGGATTGAATGGTGCCTATAACAAAAATGAAGTTGTTCGTATCGCCAATTCAGAAGGAATTATCCACGGTGAAGAAAATGTACTGAGTCAAGGAACAAAAGAGATGTACCGTGCTCAAGTCGGTTTTCCAATAGGCTATTTCTATGGATTCAAGACTGATGGTATCTTCCAAAACCAAGATCAGATTGATGCATGGCGTGCTGCTGGAAAAGGCGTATTACCTACCGCACAACCTGGCGATGTGGCTTTTGTTGATGCAAACATGGACGGTGCAATTACTGATGAGGATAAAATGATGATCGGTAACCCACATCCTGACTTTAGTGGTGGTATGAACATCAGCTTGGGTTACAAGGGATTTGATTTGGGCATTACTGCTCATGGTTCATTTGGACATCAGATTGCAAAATCTTACCGTTCATTTGCTGACAGCCCATTACAGAACTATACGACTGAGATTTTTGAAAGATGGCATGGAGAAGGAACCTCCAACAAATTACCACGCTTAACCAGTGGTAGCCATACCAATAACCAATATATTTCTGATATCTATATCGAAGATGCCGATTTTGTGAAGATCCAAAACATTACTGTAGGTTATGATTTCTCCAAATTATGGAATAAATCGCCATTCAGCCAGATCCGTTTATATGGAACTGTTCAGAACCTGTACACATTTACCAAATACAGCGGAATGGATCCAGAAATCGGTTATGGATATGATAAGTCGTGGGTTACTGGAATTGATTTAGGATTCTATCCGCAGCCTAGAACTATAATGTTTGGTTTAAACCTTAAATTTTAA
- a CDS encoding FecR family protein, translating to MKTSREVAALIKKYIEGNISSLESVRLDQWIKEKPEHEAFFKKLLTDDELFEDALVWVNLNQSDHAVWLEDMKSDTLQKIRNAEAKPIRYKKRTWLYYAAAIVLMLGIGYSFYHYRTPDFTEIDAELSSVLPGSNKAELKLSDGRTINLRSDKDGIVIDQDLEYSDGTPLLAVDKKDLSKIMATINVPKGGKYQIVLPDGSKVWLNSMSKLEYPLAFEPNRRTVKLEGEGYFEVAKLNKNNKRVPFEVISSAQTIEVTGTQFNVSAYPDEAQTISTLVEGSINIHSASGKVSLTPNQQAINTASGLSKRTVDVESFIAWKNNKFMFYETELRDVMKGLSRWYDIQVEYQGNIPATYFYGEIGRDKNLAEVIRLIENSGVKFKLKQKGSTYKLIII from the coding sequence ATGAAAACTTCCAGAGAAGTAGCTGCATTAATCAAAAAATACATTGAGGGGAATATCAGTTCGCTTGAGAGTGTCCGATTAGACCAATGGATAAAGGAAAAGCCAGAACATGAAGCATTCTTCAAAAAACTATTGACCGATGATGAATTGTTTGAGGATGCTTTGGTATGGGTAAACCTAAACCAATCAGACCATGCAGTATGGCTGGAAGACATGAAGTCCGATACCTTACAAAAAATCAGGAATGCCGAAGCAAAACCTATCCGTTATAAGAAACGGACCTGGTTGTATTATGCTGCCGCCATTGTCCTGATGCTGGGAATAGGATATTCTTTTTATCATTATCGTACGCCTGATTTTACAGAAATCGATGCAGAACTATCGTCCGTATTACCAGGTTCCAATAAAGCAGAATTAAAGTTATCTGATGGAAGGACGATAAACCTACGAAGTGACAAAGATGGGATAGTAATAGACCAGGATTTGGAATATTCTGATGGCACCCCACTCCTTGCTGTAGATAAAAAAGACCTCAGCAAGATCATGGCGACGATCAATGTTCCTAAAGGAGGTAAATATCAGATTGTATTGCCAGATGGCAGCAAGGTATGGTTAAACTCCATGTCCAAATTGGAATATCCTTTGGCATTTGAGCCAAATCGAAGGACGGTAAAACTTGAAGGTGAAGGTTATTTTGAAGTTGCGAAGCTGAACAAGAACAACAAAAGAGTCCCATTTGAGGTAATCAGTAGTGCACAGACCATTGAAGTAACGGGAACACAATTCAATGTTTCGGCATACCCAGATGAGGCCCAAACCATTTCTACCTTGGTAGAAGGTTCCATCAATATCCATTCCGCCTCTGGCAAAGTAAGCCTGACGCCCAATCAACAAGCGATCAATACAGCAAGTGGTCTAAGCAAGAGAACGGTGGATGTTGAGAGCTTTATTGCCTGGAAGAACAATAAATTCATGTTCTATGAAACGGAGTTGAGGGATGTGATGAAAGGCTTGAGCCGCTGGTATGACATACAGGTGGAGTACCAAGGAAATATCCCTGCTACCTATTTCTATGGAGAAATCGGCCGGGACAAAAACTTGGCTGAGGTCATTCGCTTGATTGAGAACAGTGGCGTGAAATTCAAATTGAAACAAAAAGGAAGTACTTATAAACTAATCATCATTTAA
- a CDS encoding RagB/SusD family nutrient uptake outer membrane protein: MKKTILLLMAVGFLSSCEKFLDSESYDKKNTANFPVNVSDANSMLTGIYSSLSAAISNVANTHFYMAELASDDRFGGGGENDRDMQGLDHLMNTQPDRFLTFWTARYQGIFRANTALETLDQVQGWTSEGQKNQVLGEVHFLRALYYFELSQMFGEVPLVTSTQVTNIPKNPAAETYALIAEDLKTAISLMPATPYNSIPSGHATKWAAEALMARVFLFYTGYYKKADLPLASGGSVTKAQVIQWLDDCIKNSGHDLVSDFRNLWPYSNEFTKLDYKYAKDNNLKYEGEGHKETVFAVKFGTLVDWGDQYNLGYSNQYNLHFGLRSNNGLAGTFPFGQGWGAGPVNSNLWNEWKQAEPTDVRREGSIINATADVDSYIFGADNQMEETGFWQKKYISITAYDKESGALLPSYAILANAAQSEMQLAHTQDLALIRFADVLLMHAELTETATNLNRVRARAKLTPVAYSLAALKKERRWELSFEGLRYFDLMRWNDASTALAKQEGVDIKNKGIDTKMKGFGGGYKARFDATGGFWPIPSSQIALSEGVLVQNKGWGDSSNEFPGW, translated from the coding sequence ATGAAAAAGACGATATTATTATTGATGGCTGTAGGATTTCTTAGTTCTTGTGAAAAGTTTCTAGATTCTGAGAGTTACGATAAGAAAAATACAGCGAATTTTCCGGTCAATGTATCGGATGCAAACTCCATGCTTACAGGCATTTACTCCAGTTTAAGCGCAGCGATTTCGAATGTAGCGAATACACATTTCTACATGGCTGAACTGGCTTCAGACGACCGTTTTGGCGGTGGTGGTGAGAATGACCGAGATATGCAAGGTTTAGATCATCTGATGAATACCCAGCCCGACCGTTTCTTGACGTTTTGGACTGCAAGATACCAAGGGATCTTCAGGGCCAATACGGCATTGGAAACATTGGATCAGGTTCAAGGTTGGACCAGCGAAGGACAGAAGAATCAAGTTCTTGGTGAGGTTCATTTTTTAAGGGCCTTATATTATTTCGAACTCTCCCAAATGTTTGGTGAGGTTCCTTTAGTGACCAGTACTCAAGTTACCAATATCCCTAAAAACCCAGCAGCAGAGACTTATGCATTGATTGCTGAGGATTTGAAGACCGCGATCAGCTTGATGCCAGCAACGCCCTATAATTCAATCCCTTCGGGTCATGCGACCAAATGGGCAGCAGAAGCATTGATGGCAAGGGTTTTCCTTTTCTATACTGGATATTATAAAAAAGCTGATCTTCCTTTAGCATCTGGTGGATCGGTAACCAAAGCACAGGTCATTCAATGGTTAGATGATTGTATCAAAAACAGCGGTCATGACCTGGTAAGTGATTTCAGGAATCTGTGGCCGTATTCCAATGAGTTCACCAAGTTGGACTATAAATACGCAAAGGATAACAACCTTAAGTATGAAGGCGAAGGCCATAAGGAAACTGTATTTGCAGTGAAATTCGGTACCTTGGTGGATTGGGGAGATCAGTACAATTTGGGTTATTCCAATCAATACAACTTACACTTTGGATTGCGTTCTAACAACGGTTTAGCTGGAACATTCCCATTTGGCCAAGGCTGGGGAGCAGGACCAGTGAACAGCAACCTATGGAACGAATGGAAACAGGCCGAACCAACTGATGTAAGACGTGAAGGTTCCATCATCAATGCGACAGCTGATGTGGACTCCTATATCTTTGGGGCCGACAACCAAATGGAAGAAACGGGTTTTTGGCAGAAGAAATACATATCCATTACAGCCTATGACAAGGAAAGCGGCGCACTACTCCCATCCTATGCTATCTTGGCCAATGCCGCACAATCTGAAATGCAACTTGCGCATACCCAGGACCTGGCATTAATCAGGTTTGCAGATGTATTGCTAATGCATGCTGAGTTGACAGAGACCGCAACTAACCTAAACCGAGTAAGAGCGAGGGCAAAATTGACACCAGTAGCTTATTCATTGGCTGCCCTAAAAAAAGAACGTCGTTGGGAGCTATCATTTGAAGGCTTACGCTATTTTGATTTGATGCGTTGGAATGATGCTAGTACTGCCTTGGCAAAACAAGAAGGTGTGGACATCAAAAACAAAGGGATCGATACGAAAATGAAGGGATTTGGTGGTGGATATAAGGCGCGTTTTGATGCTACGGGCGGTTTTTGGCCAATTCCAAGTTCGCAGATTGCGCTTTCAGAAGGCGTATTGGTTCAAAATAAAGGTTGGGGAGATTCAAGCAATGAGTTCCCAGGTTGGTAA